Part of the Chroicocephalus ridibundus chromosome 17, bChrRid1.1, whole genome shotgun sequence genome is shown below.
CACTGATTAGTCACACAGATGGTTACAGTGCTAAGTATGTTCATTATGAATACAGATTAATATTATGCATAAATTTGAAGACACGTGAGTTTGGGAGATTGAAAGAGTTATTGTTGAACGTTAATATTAACTACTGGCAGGAACCAGAAATTCTCCTTTTAATTATAGTGAAAACATCCACAAGGAATTTGTCACTGCTATTTTCTTAATTACAATGAAGTATTTTTCCATCTGATTACATAAGCTTATTGGACCCAAAGCTCCTGGAGTTTCATTGTCTGCTACCACAGGAatcaaagaaatgaaatgcaagagTATGGCTAAAGAGAGCATGAGCATGCATGAAAGGAGGCAGCCTCTTCAGTTTGCCTGCTTTGTAATTTGCGTGAATACATGTGCAGTCAAAAAGACCAAATTCTGCCAGACATAGTTACCCAAACCACAGTTTCATGTACAGAAACGAACACTTGGCAGCACACAGATCTCTTCAAACTCTCAGGCTTTGCAGAATCCCCCTTGTCTCCTTCCAGCCTTTCTTTCTCGTAACCCTTTCTCCTCCTTGTTTCTGCCCAGGTCCTGTAACCACTTCCATTAGTATTTCTAACATATGGTTAGAAACATATAAAGGTTTTATGTAACTTTCTTTAAAGGAATGCCATCAGCATAAGTGAGTACCCAGATTCCTTAAAAGAGCATAGAATGACAGAGTCCCTTACAGCTCTGACTTACCTGTCTTTGCATGTCAGTGACGTTTTGCTCGTATTGGTTGAAGTCATGCCTCTTTCCGTGAGACTTTGTCTTGTGCCACTCTCGGATGCAGCTTTCCAGCTGAGCATTAGCTGCTTCTAAGGAGCGGACCTTGTCCAGGTAGGCAGCCAAACGGTCATTCAGGTTTTGCATAGTCTGTTTCTCATTCCCCCCCAGGAAGATGCTTTCCCCATGGTGCTCGCCGAAGCCTCCCCAAGGTGCCCCTCCTCCAGTAGCCAGCCAGAGGGgtctggcagaggagaaggaggttTGTGTGCTGCTGGCACCACCATCTGCACTTGAAGGTCTGTAAGAAGTTCCTTGCTGGGCCAAACCACACCCTGAACTAACCCGGAGGGACccagaaaaaagctgaaaagggCCTTGGCTGGTACTCATGCTTAGCTCTGTTGTGAATCTAACCCAATGTTTGACTGACGAGCACTGAGCAGCTTCTTAGCCTTCCCTAAGCAGCTTTATGCCTTTTCCTGTGGGAGTTTCCCTTCGATGAATGACTACAGCAACAAGATTGTGTCATCATGAAACGTGCTTCCTCTTGGTCAATTCCGAAGCATTTATGAGCCTGCACACACTGTTGTTGTTATTTGGAATCACAGCCGCATACCAGATTGCTTTCCTtttagttgttttggtttttttcttctttttcttttcatattgtaATAGCGAGGTGTGGCTAAAATCAGTAGGTGTGGAACAGGATCAGCTCTGCCTCAGACTTTTTTCTAACCCTGTAGTTAATGTGTTACATTTTCCTGCTTATAAGGGAAGAGTATCGTCCATTACAGAATAAAcggagagctggggcagggatggcTCTCTCAAGATCCTTTCTGTTGTAATTCTCAGGCTTTAGAGTTCACAGCAGTCTGTGAATCCTGAAACGCGGCACGTCCTGTCGAGCTGTCATTAACGTACCGAACAGCTTTAGCCTGTGTGAGACGTGAGGTTTAATGAAGTTATCCAGCCTCTGTCATCGGGCTGAAACTCCAGTCCAGAGTAAGGCCCAGCAATTCTCCTCAGCTGCCCATTTCCAGTTGAAATACATGAGAATTAGGTACTTAACAATCTTTTCTGgtgattttttcattatttgaggTTCAGTCATATTTCAATAGTCTTGTTGAAATAGATAGTAGTGCAGGAATTTCTTGCCATTACTACAGTTATTAATATTAAGATATTTATATGATTAAGATATTTATATGATTTATATGACATGAATCATATATGGTATATGATTTATATGattatattagaaaatatttagagTATGAGTTTGTAACAACACTCGAAAAATTCACGTGATTATTTAAAGCTACCAGCCCTAAAAATTGACCTGGCAATAATGCAAAAATAGTCTTTCGCAAAAGTTTCAGCAACCTTCTGTCAAACTTCTTCCATCAAATATGGAACGGGCAAGTCTGGCTTCTGCAGAGATTTTCTTATTCCTCATGTTGATGAAGAGGTAGTGAGTTGTGTTCCTATGGCAACAGCCAGGGTTATTGGGTTCACCTTATCTTTCTGAGTAGTTCTGGTCTGCAGCTGAGGTTTGGGATGGAGGAAGGTTTGGGAAGGGGTGGGAAGCTGGCTGGGCATGGGCTCTCCCAGAAATGGTGCAGATGGTTTTCCTGAGAGCAGCTGAGGGCTCAGCTCTTTAACGAGATTGATTGATTAGACTCTACGAACCAGAATTACGCTCTCCTGGAAGGAGcctgaagaaatctttttttctcttatttgttcCAGTTGAAATGTTTCAGTAACAGAAAATTGCTGCTCTTCATCCTTCCCtgggctgcctcccagccctcctTTATGGAATTGGGCAGGTTTTGAGCTCCTCCTTGCGGCCCGCTgtcagctctgctcagcacctggggattttctttttaacagttaCGTTTCCATTGAGTGCATATTCCTTCTTATTCCTCTTGCGCTTCATTGTGCAGAAATgctaacatttttaattgtttggggAAATTAATCACTGAAGATACGGTTTTCCAATAAGTACAAGGTATGGTTATCACAAAATGTTCTGAGAACAGCTACTGTTTACAGCTACAGTTCGATGTCAGCCCTGCTGCTTGAGAGTGAGAAGAGCTTGAAGCAccagacagaaaatgaagcctcacttgaaaaaaaccccaaattataaTAGAACCAATGATATACTGTTGTCAATTCATCTCACCAGAGATCAATTTCAGACTGAATTTTCTAGCCTGGCAGTTCAGCAAGCTAACATTGTATGAATTATTACATTgaaacataaatacatacatatgcacataatattacatgaaataaaacaaattctttaTTTCACATGAAATTACCCCGTGATTCACAACTTGTCCGGCATGAGGCTGTCAGTTTGTGAGACACAATAGCCTCTGTCTTGCTCCTTGAGAGTTTCACAGAATATCATGCCATCATAGAAAAGAGAATTGTCTTTTTTCTGGCAAGTAACACAGAACAAAGGTGATCTGGCCCATAGGAAATATTTGCTCTGAAGTTTAACGTTTTCAAACTGGAAAAGTTGCCACACAGTTTTCATCAGCACGTGTTGAGGATCCATGGAAAAGACCAGAAAACTTAAAAACCAGAAACGGCTCCTTTGTCAGGCTGGCGCTGTCGGCCGTGGTTCTGGTGAGCCGTTGAACCCCCAGGGTGCAGAAGGAAAGCGATGAGCGGCGCAGGGAGGTCAGGCACCGTCACCAGGTGGCACCAGAAGCTGGAGATGGCAGTTCCGCCGCTCCACAtgcccagggcagcgggatgGAGGAGCGCCTGGGCCTAGGATGCTTCTTCTGGAATTGTACTTGTTTCACTGAATTGGAACACGAAAAGCAAACTGAACTGAATGTGCAGGCTGCAGTTTAAGTGTAGGCAGAATATTTTGACACCTACATTATACAGGTAAATACCCTGCGACCATCACTTGTTGATTCAGCTCCTCCATCTGAAATACGAACGGATGGCTGCCTTTGGATGCagaatttctctctcttgctgtctGAGTGATATATCTAACAGTCACCTGATTTCTGGGtcaggaaaaaatatcatttgtaccgtttggtttttcttttctggtagaTTGTGATGTTGCTTTGCTGAAGTTTGCAAGAGCCAATTCTCAGTTCTTCCCAGTGAGAATACCAGCAGTACGTATGATTTTTACCCATGGTACGTCAATGGTCCTGCAGCCTCCTTCATGCCTAAGCTttggggctggtgccagcagtgtgggtattttttttttaaatgtcagaaaacagaaaacaaaaacaagtggCTGTAAGGAggttgaaaggaaaataaaatacacaattcTAGAAATTATACCATTTCTGTAGATAATATTATGTGGATTGAAATACCCAGCAATGAAGTTAACAAAAAATTTTCCAAACTGGTTATGTtatcaaaataaagcatttatgtAAATGTTTTATATGCTTCTGAAGTTGGGATTTACTAGCCTCTTAAATCTTCATAAGTGTTTGACTACACTGCTGTAGATTTGCAGACCACcttcctgcagagaaaagcagtgttGCTAATACAAGGTGCTAATACAAGGCTGCTGAGTTTGTTCCTTATGTAAGGAAACCAAAATAGTCACTGCAAACTCTGTGTGAACAGTTCATTTCACCTGGACCTTGCCTAGTGCTTGCTCAAGAGCAAAGGGAATTTGCCTTTTTGCTGAAGGAAGTGCAGGAACATAAATATACATAtagacaaatattattttatttgtgcaTGAGTTGTAGTCATGTTGTGCACTTCGAATTCACAACAAAGAGCTTAAGGATTTTTTGCATTATCTTCTGAGTTTTTTACCGATAGTAGTTTCAGGTTCCTGGGAGAATCTAATGGCACTTTTTGTATCTGTCCattcatcatcatcttttttattattattaaagttattattgttattgttgttgttatccACTGAGCATCTCTTGTTTGGGGTTACAGGGAGGGTGTACGGTTGTGTGTATGGCAGTGCCACATTCACTTCAAAAAAACAACATTAGACAGGGTGTAtttgcagaagcagaacagaaactttATTATGTAGGTTCTTTCATAAGGAAACTATATGGCTACTGACAGAAAACAAGCTTGTAATCTCTGACCAATGATCGTGTAATGGTCATGccaaaagggagagaaatttgAGAAAAGACATCAAGCTGTTGCACATTCTTGGATTACATTCTTGTGATTCAGCGGAAGTAAAAGGGTATTTCTCTTAGCATTAGCCAATGTATAGGCTGCACTGGGTTTATATGGTGTCATATGCAAGAGGGGATTCAGTATTTCTTTATTAGAATCTCCTATCACGAGTAGAAGGAGCTCTTCCGTCATCTTCCGCGTTCACGCGACCTCTTCCACTGCTTGAAGGTGCTGTgtaggagaaaacaaagaaattcaagtagggaaaaaaagcatgcacTGCTAACGCACTGAGGAGCTGTGCaatggggttttttatttctttcctcacaAGATCTTTTTCACATATTAAAGGGGGAACTGCCTTTACATCTTATCTTCTCTTCCCACTGGTCCTCATTCAGTAAATCTTAGGTGTGCACATCATGTGTTGGGCTTGGAAGTATCTTGTATGTTGTGTGAATCAGCAGAGGAATTTAGGAATCTTTGGAAGATTTTGGTATTTTAGCATCCCATGAGGAGTTCATGCAATCATTTTGGCAAGCTACTGGTCTCAAAAGtgcacataaaataaaataaagtctctTAATGATAAAGAACGTGGTCATTGCAGAGAGAATAGTTTTGTCTCAAGGTGATAAAGAATGTGGTCATTGCGGAGAGAATGTAATCTGTGTTAGTAAGAAGAAATCCTAAGCAAAAAAATAGGTTTATCTAATCCTATTTTGTCAATTCATTTCAGTCCCTCTTTAAATCAAAGTTTTTCTTACCATCTTTAGGGTTCACTCCTGACATCctgtagaaaagaagaaagatttgatTAATGACCATCACTGACCCTGTCCACTGAAACCATTGATCCATTTAGGAACCACTGTGTGTGAATAGCCAGGGTTTCACCCTGCAGCTTTCAGTGGGTTGTTTCTCAGCTGTGTTGTTACTACTGGTGGTGTTAAGGTGCTTTCTGCTTTGAAGGCCACTCCTATGTACTCAATAGGAAATATGAATAGTACTCAGACCCATTCTTGGTCCTGATGTGTCTCTACATGCTTCTCCTCTTCTCAAAATGTCATAATCTAGAAACAATATAAGGAGCAGATTCCTCCTCAGAATCAAAAGTAATTCCACGTGTAGATCAGATGTGAGAAATGGTCACTAAAATGTAGATTTTACTAAAGGAAGCTGTGCCCTATGCCAAGTTCTTTTCTAGTTGGGAGTATTGGCATATGATGATGAATATTTTTACCTCTGTGCACAAGTGTAGAAAACCAAGAGCTAAAGAAATACTGAGAACAAGTTTTTATAGGTTATTTCAGGCCAAAAGCTTATTCCAGTGCAGCAAGAGGATTATAGAAGACATACGTATGGTGCCTGGTGCCTTCTATAACTCATCGTAGTCAAAATGGttgcatttatattttcaaatcatCAGCACAATTAATCTGGAGATTTAGCTTGAGTTGTAGCAACGCCTGAGATTTTGCCGGGCATCTGTTTTGCCATTACTCAAAAGGCTGTGCATGCAGTGAATGTCATTTGCTAATCTGCAGTCAGCTTAGCAACCACAATTACTGCTTCACAATGTGTCATGTTATTAACCTTATCTAATCATCATAAGATTGTATATAGTAACGTACTGAGAGTCCTGGCCCTCCAGCAACTGGCGGTACGTGGCGATTTCCTGCTCCAGGCGACTTTTGATGTCCATGAGCATTCTGTACTCCTGGTTCTGACGCTCCATGTCGCATCGAAGTTCACTCAATTGTTCCTCAACGCTGGTGATGAGGGCCTGAATCTGTGCCAGCTGTGCGCAGTATCGTCCTTCTGTGTCTCGCAGGTTGGCTTCCAGTCCAGCTTTCTAAAGGGAGTAACATCAGAAGAGGTTAGCGTGCAGATTTATCCCACTGAGGGGCAGTCAAAGGAGAGGcaagacagagagggaggaagaggagagggcaTTAATAGTGAGTCGTGCTTGGGACGGCTCCGTACCATGCTGAGCTGCGACTGGAGCTCAATCTCCAGGCTCTGGACCGTGCGTCTCAGTTCCGTGATCTCCGATTTGCTGGTCTGTATCTCTTGTGTGTGGCTGGCAACTTCGCGGTTCAGCTCAtcagtctgaaagaaaaaaacaactgtaaaatcACATACATATTgtattaaaattgttaaaattgtTTTGAGAAAGGGAGGGCCCATCCTGTCTGCTGGTGCAATAACAATGAGGCAATACGTCGATTTGCTGTTTATGGGTGTCACTCTACCTGAGTGAAGAACCAGGCCTCGGCATCTTTCCGGTTCTTCTCAGCCAGAGCTTCATACTGTTCCCTCATCTCAGAGAGAATTCTGGTCAGGTCAATGCCAGGAGCCGCATCCATTTCCACGTTGACGGTTCCACTCAGCTGATTTGAATACTCTTTCATTTCCTGCGTGGCCAGAAGGCAGAGGACACAAATAAGATCAGGCTCTCTCTTCTCGTATACTTTCTGCCATCAGCAATCCATGCAGTGGTACACAGTGCTTTTATTATCTAGTATCGTAGGTGGAACACAcataaaaacatgcttttctacTCCCACACAATACACATATTTACATGTAACTTATACGTATGTTTCTCTTACTCAGCTCTTTTACTCTTCTACTCACAGGGACCTGTCGTGCTTATGAACGTCAAACTGAAACTAATAGGTCAGAACAGTTTGGAATCAGAGAAATGCCTCTCAGGACACACTTTGGATTCTTTTAATATTACAGTTTTCTTCTTATTCAGCTGTAATgttgtccccctccccacctgagAGGCATAAATTCCAAAGGAAAGTAATTTCCTCTCTGCATTGTTACGGACTCTCACCTCCTCGTGGTTCTTCTTTAGATAAGCCAGCTCCTCCTTCAGTGTTTCGATCTGCATCTCCAGGTCAGCTCTGGACAGGGTCAGCTCGTCCAGGACTCTGCGCAGGCCATTGATGTCAGACTCTACGCTCTGACGCAGGAACAGCTCATTCTCATatctgcagtttaaaaaagaaacaagcactgGAATATGTACAAGTTTGTATTCAGTAGAGCTATGAAATTTTATATTGAATGGAGGAGGAACAGTGGGctataaatgaaaacatatatATTGAAAAGAAGCATAAAGGGagtaaagatgtttttttctaacATCCAGCTATGGCATATAAAAGTACATGCATTGCCGTCTGATTGTATTCTTGAGGGGCACATGACATTTCACTTGCAGAACCTAATAATGATTATCAGCATCACTAGAAAAGCTGTCACACAGGACAGTCCATTTGCAGTGTCCTCTCAAATTTGGTGTGAAGGAAAGCCTAGTTCTGCCTGGACACTAGAGGAGAAAATATAAACCTGCAGGTACATCACTGCAAGATACATCAGTTGCACAAGTTTCATTATCATCTTTTCAGCAGCGTCTGATGTACTGCTGCGTCCATGAGCTGCATAAGCCCCAAATtactctttgtctttcttttctaaatttcagACTCTTTGAGAGAGAGCTACTGTGACCGAAGAGCGATCTCTTCATGCCACTCTGTTCCATTTAAGTGAAAATCCCAACCTATTCCTGTCTTCTTTCCCCCTGTGATTTAGGCTAGTAATCTATCCAGTAATCTACCTAGACATCTGGGTACTGTGTTCTGTCAGGTTGATATTCCAAATTGATCCTTCATCACACTGATTCTGTTTGCCAGGGGTTTTTTCATCAGAAGTTGTCAAGGAAAATACTTATCcatatttttgaaatgtgttctTCAGTGACTGAAGAACTTTATTTTCTAGATAAAAAGTAATACTAAACTTCAGAAAACTGTTCcgagagaaagagacaaagagagaGAAGACAAACGTGTTCTAGGTAAACTTACTTCATTCTGAAGTCATCTGCAGCCAGCCTGGCATTGTCGATCTCCAAAATGACTCTGGAATTGTCAATAGTAGCTGCAAGGATCTGGCAATTAAGAAACACAGACAAACTGTGAATAAAGGTGAAATATCACAGTCCTCAGTACACGGTATGTAGTTATTGAGGCTGTAAACCATcaaaaaaggtaggaaaaaatGGACTTCTGTTGTGATGTCACCGATTAAACCTGCCTTTGGATTGCAATAGCCAGTTCAAGTTATCATGTTGCTCTTTGGTCACACTGTAATTCTTACAGCTTTCATagagaaaaaccaaaaacactaGGCTCTTTTCCACATGCCATATGCAAACCAGAGAGCTGAGATACCTTTGTGTAACACAAATTAGAAACATAATTAGAAAATACGTTGTACAACACCTGATCTTATCTGTAGCCAGGAGAATCATTTTTCAGCCTTTGAGGCCTACCTGTCACATTCTTTACTATTCGATTACTGAATTAATATATTGATAATTCTAAACACATTTTGCCATGTTTTATTAACTTTTAGTGCAATCATTTTAATTTCAACAAACATCAcattttcaggataaaatatttgggtt
Proteins encoded:
- the LOC134524658 gene encoding keratin, type I cytoskeletal 15-like, translating into MATSFMRSSSSTYGGGFGGGGSSSSRLSSVRTGGTCRAPSIHGGSGGRGVSISSARYVSSVGGGYGGGLCSGIGSGYGGGYGGFGGGAACGFGGGAGFGGGSGFGGGAGFGGGSGFGGGFEVCGGGDGLLSGNEKITMQNLNDRLASYLDKVRALEEANSDLEVKIRDWYQKQAPTSPARDYSNYYKIIEDLRDKILAATIDNSRVILEIDNARLAADDFRMKYENELFLRQSVESDINGLRRVLDELTLSRADLEMQIETLKEELAYLKKNHEEEMKEYSNQLSGTVNVEMDAAPGIDLTRILSEMREQYEALAEKNRKDAEAWFFTQTDELNREVASHTQEIQTSKSEITELRRTVQSLEIELQSQLSMKAGLEANLRDTEGRYCAQLAQIQALITSVEEQLSELRCDMERQNQEYRMLMDIKSRLEQEIATYRQLLEGQDSQMSGVNPKDAPSSSGRGRVNAEDDGRAPSTRDRRF